From a single Desulfoplanes formicivorans genomic region:
- a CDS encoding MBL fold metallo-hydrolase — MPQIAVFIDNMTMNPHLACEHGLSMGIILDSGELWIWDTGQTGLFMGNAMAMGIHPGRATGVVLSHGHYDHTGGLNRLWEQADFQGPIYGHPMIFARRFASHGETPPRAIGLRTNAPRRLTKQFISVENRMELAPGLTMYTNITRQPGHYEPIQGFYLDQEATQPDTIPDDACLVLESPNGPILVLGCCHSGLANTCEHIAECHGIDRFHSLIGGLHLGRASDEAIEETCRTIKRFGFESVFAGHCTGETALPSLQKSLPDIVHPMGSGLFVKL, encoded by the coding sequence CTTCATCGACAACATGACCATGAATCCCCATCTGGCCTGCGAACACGGGCTGAGCATGGGGATTATTCTTGATTCCGGAGAACTGTGGATCTGGGATACCGGTCAGACCGGTTTGTTTATGGGCAACGCCATGGCCATGGGCATTCATCCGGGACGTGCCACAGGAGTGGTCCTGAGTCATGGTCACTACGATCATACCGGCGGTCTGAATCGGCTGTGGGAACAGGCTGATTTCCAGGGGCCCATTTACGGCCATCCCATGATCTTTGCCCGGCGCTTTGCCTCTCATGGGGAGACTCCCCCACGCGCCATCGGACTGCGCACCAATGCTCCCCGCAGACTTACCAAACAGTTCATTTCCGTTGAAAACCGTATGGAACTTGCCCCGGGTCTGACCATGTACACCAACATCACCAGACAACCGGGACATTACGAACCTATCCAGGGATTTTACCTGGATCAAGAAGCCACCCAACCCGATACCATCCCCGACGATGCCTGCCTGGTTCTTGAATCGCCCAATGGACCGATTCTCGTTCTCGGATGCTGCCACAGCGGCCTGGCCAACACTTGCGAACATATAGCCGAATGTCACGGCATCGATCGTTTCCACAGTCTCATCGGCGGACTCCATCTGGGCAGGGCGTCAGACGAGGCCATCGAAGAAACCTGCAGAACCATCAAGCGTTTCGGCTTCGAGTCCGTATTTGCTGGCCACTGCACGGGAGAAACGGCTCTGCCCAGCCTCCAAAAATCCCTGCCTGACATCGTCCACCCCATGGGTTCGGGCCTGTTCGTCAAATTGTAA
- a CDS encoding GNAT family N-acetyltransferase, with product MRVQLLQRLAADPGVYTPGLATRICPFAPDHATGIARLTYALYGETYPVDIWYDPDELCARHASGEVHTLVCLTSDDTVVGVHAMFQSSAPHPGMKELGMMMVAPAYRKRGIASDLVKATMTYFDETPSLHALYGEAVCNHLISQKMAESFHFPYTGLEVALMPVNEGRSEDVGSRERTACLFFSIIKEDGGQTLFIPPVYEEMIKKLYAGVPVSRRFKADGQEEGSGSTEMRVERFEAPSIRRIHLSHVGGDGVEVLDGELEDDSFEVNQVFISLASPGAGLICSGLRRRGFYFGAVLPGWFGVDAMMMQKTPNHFSQIQILSEKTRELCNAIERDRREVMALCSQVEDPAVTI from the coding sequence TTGCGCGTTCAACTTTTGCAACGGCTTGCTGCTGATCCCGGGGTATACACGCCCGGTCTTGCCACTCGTATTTGTCCCTTTGCCCCTGACCATGCAACCGGCATAGCCCGGCTCACGTATGCTCTTTACGGCGAAACCTACCCGGTGGATATCTGGTATGATCCCGATGAACTTTGCGCCCGTCATGCAAGTGGAGAGGTTCATACCCTGGTATGCCTGACTTCCGATGATACGGTGGTGGGTGTTCATGCCATGTTTCAGAGCAGTGCCCCTCATCCGGGCATGAAGGAACTGGGCATGATGATGGTGGCTCCTGCCTATCGCAAGCGCGGGATCGCTTCGGACCTGGTCAAAGCAACCATGACCTATTTTGACGAAACACCTTCACTGCATGCCCTGTACGGCGAGGCCGTGTGCAATCATCTCATTTCCCAGAAAATGGCTGAGAGTTTTCACTTCCCCTATACAGGGCTGGAAGTTGCGCTCATGCCGGTAAATGAGGGCAGATCAGAAGACGTTGGTTCACGGGAAAGGACGGCGTGTCTTTTTTTCTCCATCATCAAGGAGGACGGGGGACAGACGCTTTTTATCCCCCCGGTTTATGAAGAGATGATCAAAAAACTGTACGCCGGAGTTCCGGTCAGTCGGCGTTTCAAGGCGGACGGTCAGGAGGAAGGAAGCGGTTCGACGGAAATGCGGGTGGAACGGTTCGAGGCTCCCTCCATCAGACGTATTCATCTGTCCCATGTGGGCGGGGATGGAGTGGAGGTTCTGGATGGGGAACTGGAAGATGATTCTTTTGAGGTGAACCAGGTGTTCATTTCCCTGGCATCACCGGGAGCGGGGTTGATCTGTTCCGGGCTCAGACGACGCGGGTTCTACTTCGGAGCGGTTCTTCCCGGATGGTTTGGTGTCGATGCCATGATGATGCAGAAGACACCGAATCATTTCAGTCAGATACAGATTCTTTCGGAAAAAACCCGGGAGCTCTGCAATGCGATCGAACGTGATCGCAGAGAGGTCATGGCGCTGTGTTCGCAGGTCGAAGACCCTGCTGTTACAATTTGA
- a CDS encoding ATP-binding protein — protein sequence MSNNDVRSCCYPARNEAIPEVTGFIETTASRHGFTPQASMKLQLAVEEIVQYIAGTAPGQMLTFMLQTWANHMTLLVELAADAVDLRIFNLTWKTDLESQASLNAMGLNLAARYADRFALSQTENGMLRFQFGVDREIPDMASVTTPPAPFSHWRLTRPRAQHMPMCHALAARCLGRFKNLPSLIHVGRLHNLCLHDELNGAVAVSDQDQVVGCALSARGQDGLTSFFGPFVSLSCSTEERQRMAVSLTEYALEQTARKNIPGMYCLFNDPDCFPAHYFTRIGKMALLCRDGSREHVPAHYFPLRDDPGADLYFHPLVQDFLQARIREQYLSRQMIDASPLHQEICSKHPHTVLGVDMDPKSLTVRMHLLMYGADVVTILDDHLRLFAQKGMRTLLFTTDLSRPSHALILPHLLERGFETAVFVPLGNQGGDQLVLQCCRDENGEGEPS from the coding sequence ATGTCTAACAATGATGTCCGCTCATGTTGCTATCCCGCTCGAAATGAAGCCATCCCCGAGGTAACGGGTTTCATTGAAACAACCGCAAGCCGGCACGGATTCACCCCTCAGGCCAGCATGAAACTCCAGCTGGCCGTGGAAGAAATCGTCCAGTACATTGCAGGGACCGCTCCGGGACAAATGCTTACTTTCATGCTGCAGACCTGGGCCAATCACATGACCCTTTTGGTGGAGCTGGCAGCAGATGCCGTTGACCTGCGTATTTTCAATCTCACCTGGAAAACAGACCTGGAAAGCCAGGCATCCCTCAATGCCATGGGTCTGAACCTGGCCGCCCGCTATGCAGACCGGTTTGCCCTTTCCCAGACGGAAAACGGCATGCTCAGGTTCCAGTTCGGGGTGGACAGGGAAATCCCGGACATGGCCTCCGTAACAACACCCCCTGCGCCTTTTTCCCATTGGAGACTCACCCGGCCACGCGCCCAGCACATGCCCATGTGCCACGCGTTGGCCGCAAGGTGCCTGGGCCGATTCAAAAACCTTCCATCCCTCATCCATGTGGGGCGTCTTCACAACCTGTGCCTCCATGACGAACTCAACGGGGCCGTGGCTGTTTCCGACCAGGACCAGGTGGTGGGATGCGCCCTCTCTGCCCGTGGCCAGGATGGACTGACCTCTTTCTTCGGGCCCTTTGTCAGCCTCTCTTGTTCGACGGAGGAACGGCAGAGAATGGCGGTCTCCCTCACGGAATACGCGCTGGAACAGACCGCCCGCAAAAACATTCCGGGGATGTACTGCCTTTTCAACGATCCGGATTGTTTCCCGGCCCATTATTTCACCCGCATCGGAAAAATGGCCCTGCTGTGCCGGGATGGGAGCCGTGAACACGTTCCCGCCCATTACTTTCCCCTGCGCGACGACCCCGGAGCTGATCTTTATTTTCATCCCCTGGTTCAGGATTTTCTTCAGGCCCGCATCAGGGAACAATATCTTTCAAGACAGATGATCGATGCCAGCCCCCTGCACCAGGAGATCTGTTCCAAACACCCCCATACCGTGTTGGGAGTGGACATGGACCCCAAAAGTCTTACAGTGCGGATGCATCTGCTAATGTATGGAGCCGATGTGGTGACAATCCTTGATGATCATTTGCGCCTTTTTGCTCAAAAGGGCATGAGAACCCTTTTGTTCACGACCGATCTTTCCCGTCCTTCCCATGCCCTTATTCTTCCCCATCTCCTTGAACGAGGATTTGAAACCGCCGTATTTGTCCCCCTGGGCAATCAGGGAGGGGACCAACTGGTCCTCCAATGCTGTCGGGACGAAAACGGGGAGGGAGAACCGTCATGA
- the hisC gene encoding histidinol-phosphate transaminase, with translation MKFQPSMLVPDFVRTFEPYIPSQPDHVLKQRFGVDHLYRLNNNENPLGPPPAAASILRSMDPMMVSRYPSGDASDLRTKLAHHLDMGPDQIVPGNGATEIIQFVIKAFCESGDNIVTADKTFAVYEWVAEFSGIESRLTPLRDNRFDPKALLSFIDRRTKIVFVCNPNNPTGTYWTLQELDDFMQHVDGRCIVVLDEAYCEFVEEPDFPDGSLLVEKYPNLLVFRTFSKMYALAGLRIGYLIGHPATVYDVCRTRIVYSTNVIAQQAALAALDDKEHITRTRNMVRESRNYLEKEFERLGLPCISGQGNYIVARMPFNDQLAYRMLMKQGMMVRTMTGFRFPNHIRITLHSKPVMQRFINALEHVLDQWSASTRNPV, from the coding sequence ATGAAATTCCAACCCTCCATGCTCGTTCCCGATTTTGTACGGACCTTTGAGCCCTATATTCCGTCACAACCTGATCATGTGCTCAAGCAACGTTTTGGCGTCGATCATCTTTACCGGTTGAACAACAACGAAAATCCCCTGGGACCACCACCGGCTGCAGCCTCCATTCTGCGTTCCATGGATCCCATGATGGTTTCGCGCTATCCCAGCGGAGACGCCAGTGATCTGCGCACCAAACTGGCCCACCACCTGGATATGGGACCCGATCAGATCGTTCCGGGCAATGGGGCCACGGAAATCATCCAGTTCGTGATCAAGGCCTTTTGTGAGTCCGGGGACAACATCGTCACTGCCGACAAGACCTTTGCCGTGTATGAATGGGTGGCTGAATTCTCCGGCATTGAGAGCCGTCTCACCCCTCTCAGGGACAACCGATTCGATCCCAAGGCCCTGCTCTCCTTTATTGACCGCCGCACCAAAATCGTTTTCGTGTGCAATCCCAACAATCCCACGGGCACGTACTGGACCCTCCAGGAACTTGACGACTTCATGCAGCACGTGGACGGACGCTGCATTGTTGTGCTGGACGAGGCCTATTGCGAATTTGTGGAAGAGCCCGACTTTCCCGACGGATCCCTTTTGGTGGAAAAATATCCCAATCTTCTTGTCTTTCGGACCTTTTCCAAGATGTATGCCCTGGCCGGCCTGCGCATCGGCTACCTGATCGGTCATCCGGCCACGGTCTATGACGTCTGCCGCACAAGAATCGTCTATTCCACCAATGTCATTGCCCAGCAGGCGGCCCTTGCGGCCCTGGATGACAAAGAACACATCACAAGAACCCGAAACATGGTCAGGGAATCGCGAAACTATCTGGAAAAAGAATTTGAACGCCTTGGCCTGCCATGCATCAGTGGACAGGGAAATTATATTGTCGCCCGCATGCCCTTTAACGACCAGCTGGCCTACAGGATGCTCATGAAACAGGGCATGATGGTCAGGACAATGACCGGATTCAGATTCCCCAATCACATCAGGATCACTTTGCACAGCAAACCCGTCATGCAACGCTTTATCAACGCCCTTGAGCACGTTCTGGACCAGTGGTCTGCCTCCACCAGAAATCCGGTCTGA
- a CDS encoding MFS transporter translates to MASRSSLFSYGFVTLSLTALFGFCNIAIFYTFYHYLVTLGIPHQWIGVLLILQPLTACVVRPFISPFLHAGNGLRYVYISLLVNGLALLWYPFALTIPALVAVRILHGVAFVVLLSSVATLLVLFIPPEKSGQGFGIFSLSSLIPYAILPPLNEWALARFGLDESTTYAMAVVFVIPALLFLAPMRGILAGKKRDQKRPPRQSISLALLLANLATPGIGYILGANFCFFTASTTILYMIKDFAPTIGVANAGVFFTVSTAAIIAMRLGGNMFFDRWDKKRVLLGTGILFCLVLVFFGHLSGRPQFLLATVIYGICLGIILPLLNAVMFLISPDDLRGLNTNLMLFMMDVAFVVGPLCGAFIMGRTSSFAILFGVAACCALGGVVCVSRLPQRVSDEQPSVCKQP, encoded by the coding sequence ATGGCCTCCAGATCCAGTCTTTTTTCCTACGGGTTTGTCACATTAAGTCTGACAGCCTTGTTCGGCTTTTGTAATATCGCCATTTTTTATACCTTTTATCATTACCTCGTAACCCTTGGTATCCCCCATCAATGGATAGGGGTTCTTCTGATTCTGCAGCCCCTGACGGCCTGTGTGGTTCGCCCCTTCATCAGTCCGTTTCTGCATGCCGGCAATGGTCTGCGCTATGTGTACATTTCCTTATTGGTCAATGGTCTGGCTCTTCTTTGGTATCCCTTTGCCTTGACGATTCCCGCATTGGTGGCCGTGCGTATTCTTCACGGTGTGGCCTTTGTGGTGCTGCTTTCTTCGGTGGCAACCCTTCTTGTCCTGTTCATCCCTCCGGAAAAGAGCGGGCAGGGATTTGGCATCTTTTCCCTTTCCAGCCTGATTCCTTATGCGATTTTGCCGCCACTCAACGAGTGGGCCCTTGCGCGGTTTGGCCTGGATGAGTCCACAACCTATGCCATGGCCGTGGTCTTTGTTATCCCTGCATTGTTGTTTTTGGCGCCCATGCGCGGCATTCTTGCCGGAAAAAAACGGGATCAAAAGCGGCCCCCAAGACAGTCCATTTCCTTGGCCCTGTTGCTTGCCAATCTGGCAACACCGGGCATTGGGTATATCCTGGGGGCCAACTTCTGTTTTTTTACGGCTTCCACCACCATCCTCTACATGATCAAGGATTTTGCCCCGACTATCGGCGTGGCCAATGCAGGCGTGTTTTTTACCGTCTCCACCGCGGCCATCATTGCCATGCGCCTTGGGGGGAACATGTTTTTCGACAGGTGGGACAAAAAAAGGGTTTTGCTGGGTACGGGCATACTTTTCTGCCTGGTCCTGGTTTTTTTCGGTCACCTTTCCGGCCGACCCCAGTTCCTTCTGGCTACAGTCATATATGGCATATGTCTGGGCATTATTTTGCCTTTGCTCAACGCTGTCATGTTCCTGATCTCTCCCGATGACCTGCGCGGTCTCAACACCAACCTCATGCTGTTCATGATGGATGTGGCTTTTGTTGTCGGTCCCCTGTGCGGGGCCTTTATCATGGGCAGGACCTCTTCCTTTGCCATACTTTTCGGCGTGGCAGCCTGTTGCGCTTTGGGTGGGGTAGTGTGCGTGTCCCGGCTGCCTCAAAGGGTGTCAGATGAACAGCCGTCTGTCTGCAAGCAACCGTAG
- a CDS encoding replication-associated recombination protein A, which produces MPNKPLAESMRPQSLDDFVGQSHIKQRIRAMMAATRLPSLLFFGPPGCGKSTLALLLARHTGRPFARFSAPETGIAALRKQIANLEIIVLDELHRYSKAQQDFFLPLLENGDIILLATTTENPSFSVTNQLLSRLHVLRLRGLNLAEMVQIAQKGAAHLHEYIPEESLDLLGRQAGGDARTLLNLVEYTSKLDPKERDPNNLSAALPEIVARGDRDGDSHYELISGLIKSIRGSDPDASLYYLACLLESGEDPKFVARRLILSASEDVGLADPRAMPMAVACQQAIEFLGMPEGFIPLAETTVYLALAPKSNSAYAGYLAAMQEIRRNGPKPVPLHLRNASTRLQKEWGYGKGYKYPHAFPESWIEQEYLPPEVRVRQFYHPKQQGEEPRLQTWLQAKKRSAKAPQPGPGKIPRKQDS; this is translated from the coding sequence ATGCCCAACAAACCCCTTGCTGAATCCATGCGTCCCCAAAGCCTGGACGATTTTGTCGGTCAAAGCCATATCAAGCAGCGCATCCGGGCCATGATGGCCGCAACCCGTCTCCCGAGCCTGCTCTTTTTCGGCCCTCCGGGCTGCGGCAAATCAACCCTGGCTCTGCTCCTGGCCCGGCATACCGGTCGTCCCTTTGCCCGTTTCAGCGCTCCGGAAACAGGCATTGCCGCTTTGCGCAAACAGATTGCCAACCTGGAAATCATTGTTCTGGACGAACTCCACCGCTACTCCAAGGCCCAGCAGGACTTTTTTCTCCCCCTGCTGGAAAACGGGGATATCATCCTTTTGGCCACCACCACGGAAAATCCTTCTTTCAGCGTCACCAACCAGCTTTTGTCGCGGCTTCATGTCCTGCGCCTCAGGGGCCTCAACCTGGCCGAAATGGTGCAGATCGCCCAAAAAGGGGCTGCTCACCTGCACGAATACATTCCCGAAGAAAGCCTTGATCTGCTGGGCCGCCAGGCCGGAGGGGACGCCAGAACCCTGCTCAATCTGGTGGAATACACCAGCAAGCTCGACCCCAAGGAACGGGATCCCAACAATCTGAGCGCGGCCCTGCCCGAAATCGTGGCCCGGGGAGACCGCGACGGCGATTCCCATTACGAACTCATTTCAGGGCTTATCAAGTCCATCCGGGGCAGCGACCCCGACGCCTCCCTGTACTACCTGGCCTGCTTGCTGGAATCCGGGGAAGACCCCAAGTTCGTTGCTCGAAGGCTCATCCTCTCGGCCTCGGAAGACGTGGGCCTGGCTGATCCCCGTGCCATGCCCATGGCGGTTGCCTGCCAGCAAGCCATTGAATTTCTGGGTATGCCCGAAGGGTTCATCCCCCTGGCAGAAACCACTGTCTATCTGGCCCTGGCTCCCAAGAGCAATTCAGCCTATGCCGGGTATCTGGCCGCCATGCAGGAGATCCGCCGCAACGGCCCCAAACCCGTTCCCCTGCATCTGAGGAATGCATCCACCAGGTTGCAAAAGGAATGGGGATACGGCAAGGGATATAAATACCCCCATGCATTTCCCGAATCCTGGATCGAGCAGGAATATCTGCCTCCCGAGGTGCGTGTCCGACAGTTCTATCATCCCAAGCAGCAGGGAGAGGAACCCAGACTGCAGACCTGGCTGCAGGCCAAAAAACGATCCGCAAAAGCGCCCCAACCAGGCCCCGGAAAAATTCCGAGAAAACAGGACTCCTGA
- a CDS encoding AAA family ATPase, whose product MANTLLPRDIHAFLATQVLGQDDVLRKVSVALYKHINGLGTGNILLIGNSGTGKTTIMKAVRSFYASYEELAPFRATTILNANILQGEQAGDVDTGRIFRNLETDVRTRFGADLPTETIQTYLEHGTVCIDELDKIASRILGKVNASGIGIQQALLTILEGEKISFEPAGSPDPILLDTSRMFFLCGGAFEDMYDTVFKLISEHGDERRFRESLGTDAEGRISYVVDFSLKEYLKLSDLFVYGMAPQFISRFSDIAVLEDLGESELNNILVSAPDSPLKAATSYFKAMGFDLEITPEARETIVKQALQNSRIGARALRETLGRVIAPLEFDPAASPCLTTENDQNILRIDPAWVQERLSQGR is encoded by the coding sequence ATGGCAAACACCCTTCTTCCCCGTGATATTCATGCATTTCTGGCCACCCAGGTCCTTGGACAGGACGACGTCCTGCGCAAGGTGTCCGTGGCCCTGTACAAACACATAAACGGCCTTGGCACAGGCAATATCCTGCTCATCGGTAACAGCGGCACCGGCAAGACAACCATCATGAAGGCCGTAAGAAGCTTTTACGCTTCCTACGAAGAACTGGCCCCCTTTCGGGCCACCACCATCCTCAACGCCAATATTCTTCAGGGCGAACAGGCCGGTGACGTGGATACCGGACGCATTTTCCGCAACCTGGAAACCGACGTGCGCACCCGCTTTGGTGCGGATCTTCCGACCGAAACCATTCAGACCTATCTGGAACACGGCACCGTGTGCATAGATGAACTGGACAAGATCGCCTCGCGCATTCTTGGAAAGGTCAATGCCTCGGGCATTGGCATCCAGCAGGCCCTGCTGACCATTCTCGAAGGGGAAAAAATCTCCTTTGAACCGGCCGGAAGTCCCGATCCCATCCTTCTGGACACGTCCAGGATGTTCTTTCTCTGTGGCGGGGCCTTTGAGGACATGTACGACACCGTGTTCAAACTCATTTCCGAACATGGCGACGAACGCCGTTTTCGGGAAAGCCTGGGAACGGATGCCGAAGGACGCATCAGCTATGTGGTTGATTTTTCGCTCAAGGAATATCTCAAACTGTCGGATCTTTTTGTCTACGGCATGGCTCCCCAATTCATTTCCCGTTTCAGCGATATTGCCGTGCTGGAAGATCTGGGGGAATCCGAGTTGAACAATATTCTGGTGTCAGCTCCCGACTCTCCTCTCAAGGCCGCCACCAGCTATTTCAAGGCCATGGGCTTTGACCTGGAAATCACTCCCGAGGCCAGGGAAACCATTGTCAAACAGGCCTTGCAGAACTCACGCATCGGAGCCCGGGCCCTGCGTGAGACCCTGGGACGGGTCATTGCCCCCCTGGAATTTGATCCGGCAGCTTCACCCTGCCTCACAACCGAGAATGACCAGAACATACTCCGCATTGACCCGGCCTGGGTGCAGGAACGACTGAGCCAGGGGAGGTAA
- a CDS encoding type IV pilus twitching motility protein PilT yields MHTFTSLVERGAREGVSDMHISGGHPIVYRKNGSIVFVDTVVLTPSQVDALVLKMLGPRHLRILRERLSVDLGMNLAGIRLRVNIFNTVRGLAIATRFLPAHVPTLTDLNLHPALTRFCSLDSGLVLFCGPTGSGKSTTIASLLDKINATRAAHAITLEDPIEYSFRSGKAFFQQRELGEHFLSFEQGLVDILREDPDIIMVGELRDPETIRLTLSAAESGHLVFASLHASNMQEAIYRICNSFPLEAQEFVRHQLASCLGGIVVQKLIYEKRLGFRIPHLSMLFPSPAIGNTVRENKIEQIHNIMELSKDKDVYTFSRYRKEFLNTKNRFTPPWNTLTPRITAKATPRHTSSVLTSAQVAPQEDIDASSTRCVSLDGNTCQVDEIITRIESRGMGA; encoded by the coding sequence ATGCATACATTCACATCCCTTGTTGAACGCGGCGCCCGGGAAGGTGTCTCCGACATGCACATCAGTGGCGGGCATCCCATTGTCTACCGGAAAAACGGCAGCATAGTTTTTGTGGACACAGTGGTCCTGACCCCCAGTCAGGTCGACGCCCTGGTACTCAAGATGCTTGGTCCGCGCCATTTGCGCATCCTGCGGGAACGCTTGTCCGTTGATCTGGGCATGAACCTTGCGGGCATCCGGCTTCGGGTCAATATCTTCAATACGGTCCGCGGCCTGGCCATTGCTACCCGTTTCCTCCCGGCCCATGTGCCCACCCTGACCGACCTGAATCTGCACCCGGCCCTTACCCGTTTTTGTTCCCTGGATTCCGGACTGGTCCTTTTCTGTGGTCCCACGGGTTCGGGCAAATCAACCACCATTGCCTCCCTCCTGGACAAGATCAACGCCACCCGGGCAGCCCACGCCATCACCCTAGAAGATCCCATTGAATACTCCTTCCGTTCAGGCAAGGCCTTTTTTCAGCAGCGGGAACTGGGGGAACATTTTCTCTCTTTTGAACAGGGGCTGGTGGATATTCTCCGGGAAGATCCGGACATTATCATGGTTGGCGAATTGCGCGATCCCGAAACCATCCGTTTGACCCTCAGCGCTGCCGAGTCGGGCCACCTGGTTTTTGCCTCCCTGCATGCCAGCAACATGCAAGAGGCCATCTACCGCATATGCAATTCCTTCCCCCTGGAAGCCCAGGAATTTGTCAGGCACCAGCTTGCCTCCTGTTTGGGCGGCATTGTTGTCCAAAAACTCATCTATGAAAAACGGCTGGGCTTCAGAATCCCGCATCTTTCCATGCTCTTTCCCTCCCCGGCCATTGGCAATACGGTCCGGGAAAACAAAATCGAACAGATTCATAACATCATGGAATTGAGTAAGGACAAGGACGTGTACACCTTTTCCCGCTACCGCAAAGAATTTTTGAACACCAAAAACCGCTTCACTCCGCCATGGAACACGCTGACTCCCAGGATCACAGCCAAAGCAACACCACGGCACACCTCATCCGTGCTGACTTCTGCCCAGGTAGCTCCACAAGAGGATATAGACGCATCCTCCACGCGGTGCGTGAGCCTGGATGGCAACACATGCCAGGTTGACGAGATCATCACCCGCATTGAATCACGCGGCATGGGGGCATAA
- a CDS encoding S1C family serine protease, with protein MRIFGWCWLVLAAMVLQSTFTWALLPPGSDDFQAVYAKPRHSVVTVLTYETGGGSPTGVGSGFYVAPDVVVTNAHVVDGAGYVELKKDLKDEPIRVLEILAVDREADVALLRTAQTGVPLVLSPSSSGTGEPVVVISSPLGLEKTMSQGIVSGFRKVRGKHYVQLTASISPGSSGGPVLNRRGEVLGLTAFMLDGKHTQNLNFAIPASVIRDVINKQSRPSSSELHIEERNGEIVITD; from the coding sequence ATGCGCATCTTCGGTTGGTGTTGGTTGGTTCTGGCAGCTATGGTTTTGCAATCAACCTTTACATGGGCGTTGCTTCCTCCGGGTTCTGACGATTTTCAGGCGGTGTACGCCAAACCCCGCCATTCCGTGGTCACTGTTCTGACCTATGAGACTGGCGGGGGATCGCCCACGGGAGTGGGGTCGGGTTTTTATGTTGCCCCTGACGTGGTGGTGACCAACGCCCATGTGGTGGATGGGGCCGGGTATGTGGAGCTGAAGAAGGATCTCAAGGATGAGCCCATCCGGGTTTTGGAAATCCTGGCCGTGGACCGGGAAGCCGACGTTGCCCTGCTTCGCACGGCCCAAACCGGGGTTCCTCTGGTGTTGAGCCCCTCCTCTTCTGGAACGGGTGAGCCTGTTGTTGTGATTTCCTCTCCCCTTGGGTTGGAAAAAACCATGTCACAGGGGATTGTAAGCGGTTTCAGAAAGGTACGGGGAAAGCACTATGTACAGCTTACTGCCTCCATTTCTCCGGGAAGCAGTGGGGGGCCGGTTTTGAACCGCAGGGGGGAAGTTCTGGGTCTGACAGCTTTCATGCTGGACGGGAAACATACTCAAAACCTCAATTTTGCCATTCCTGCTTCGGTGATCCGGGATGTGATCAACAAACAATCTCGGCCTTCATCCAGTGAATTGCATATTGAGGAGCGCAACGGGGAGATCGTGATAACCGATTGA